The Pseudonocardia sp. HH130630-07 DNA window TACGGGCTGGCCGACGTCGTCCAGCAGCGCAAGATGATCGACGACTCCGAGGGCGACGCCGCGCACCGGCGGCGGCTCGGCCTGCACCTCGACGCGATGCTGGCGCTCTGCGAGACCACGGAGTGCCGGCGGGCCCAGCTGCTGCGCTACTTCGGGCAGAAGCCGGACACCGAGAACTGCGGCAACTGCGACACCTGCCTGACGCCGGTGTCGTCCTGGGACGGGACCGTCGCCGCGCAGAAGGTGCTCTCCGCGGTCTGGCGGCTGAAGAACGAGCGCCGGCAGAGCTTCGGTGCCGTGCACCTCATCGACATCCTGCTGGGCCGGCGCACCACGAAGATCGAGCAGTTCTCGCACGACGAGCTGTCGGTGTTCGGCGTCGGGTCGGACCTCTCCGAACCGCAGTGGCGCAGCGTGATCCGCCAGCTGGTCGCACGCCGGTTGCTCGCCGTCGGCGGCCCGCACTCGACGCTGCAGTTCACCGACGACTCCCCCGCCGCCATGCGCGGCGAGCAGCCGCTGACCCTGCGCACCGAACCCGAGCGGACGGCCAGGGCGAGCCGCTCGCGCGGGAGCGGGTCCAAGCCCGCCGTGGAGCTGTCGGAGGAGGCGGCGCCGCTGTTCGAGCGGCTGCGGGCCTGGCGCTCGACCACCGCGAAGGAGCAGGGGGTCCCGGCGTACGTGATCTTCCACGACGCCACCCTGCGCGAGATCGCCTCCCGCGCACCGGCCGACCGCGCGGCGCTCGGGACGATCTCCGGCATCGGTGAGGGCAAGCTGGCCCGCTACGGCGACCAGGTGATCGACGTACTGCACGGGAGCGGGGCGTGAGGCCGCTGATCGGGCTCACCACCTACACCGAGCGCGCGACGTACTGGGTGGTGACCGACGAGGAGACCGTGCTGATCCCGCGCGGCTACCTCGACATGGTGTCCACCGCGGGCGGGATCCCGGTGCTGCTGCCCCCGACCGCCGACGGGCCGGACGCCGTCGAGTCCTGCGACGGGCTGCTCGTCGCCGGGGGCCCGGACATCGGAGCGGGGTGCTACGGCGCCACCCGCGGCGAGCACGACGACGATCCGCGCACCGAGCGGGACGCCGCCGATCTCGCCACCGTGCGCCGGGCGCTGGAACGCGGCATCCCGGTGCTCGGTGTGTGCCGCGGGCACCAGCTGCTCAACGTCGCCCTCGGGGGCACGCTGCACCAGCACCTGCCGGACGCCGTCGGCCCGGATGAGGCCGCCGTCCACTCGTCGGCGCCGGGGGTCTACGGCCCGGTCGGGATCGGTGTCGCGCCCGGGTCGCGGCTCGCCGAGATCCTCGGCACCGGTCCGCTGAGCGTCCGCTGCCACCACCACCAGGCGATCGACCGGGTCGCGCCCGGGCTGCGGGTGACGGCGCGCGCCGGAGAGGTGGTGGAGGCCGTGGAGCTCGACGGTGCGACGGACGGGGCACCGTGGGTCGTCGGGGTGCAGTCCCATCCCGAGCGCAGTCCGGACGATCTGCGGCTCGCGAGGGGGCTGGTCGAGGCGGCGGAGCACCACCGGGCGATCGGGCGCCCGGGGATCCGCGTGGCGGGCTGACCGGCCGTCCCGGGCGTCGAGGACCGCCGTCGTCCGGGTTCGGGCCTACGGTGCGGGCATGACCACCACCACGACACCGGTCGACTGGAACGCCGAGCTGCTGGCCCAGCTGACGTTCGAGTGGGAGACGATCCTGCGCCCCCGGCTGACCGGCCTGACCGACGCCGAATACCTCCACGAGCCCGCTCCGGGTTCGTGGAGCGTGCGCCCCCGCGGCGAGGCCGTCTCGTCGCACGCCGCCGGGGCGGGTGAGCTGGTCGTCGACTTCGCCTTCCCCGAGCCGGACCCGCCGCCGGTCACCACGATCGCCTGGCGGCTGGCCCACGTCATCGTCGGGGTGTTCGGGATGCGCAACCACTCCCACTTCGGCGGACCCCCGGTCGACTACGCCACGCACACCTACGCGGCGACCGCCGACGAGGCGCTGCGCCAGCTCGACGAGAAGTACGCCAGCTGGACCTCCGGGGTGGCCGCGCTCGGCAGCGAGGGTCTCGCCCGGCCGTGCGGCCCGGCCGAGGGCCCGTACGCGGACGCCCCGCTGGCCACGCTGGTGCTGCACATCCACCGGGAGCTGATCCACCACGGTGCGGAGGTCGCACTGCTGCGCGACCTGCACCGCGCGGGAGCCCTCAGCGGCGACCGATCCGCTTGAGCACCGGCGGCAGCGGCTCGGTGTACAGGACGCCGAGCCGCTGCGTCGCGCGGGTCAGCGCCACGTAGAGGTCGTTGATCCCGCGCGGGGACTCGTCGAGCATCTCCTGGGGTTCCAGCAGCACGACGGCGTCGAACTCCAGTCCCTTCGCCGCCGTCACCGGCAGGACCACCACCGGGGTGTCCAGCTCCTCCGCGTCGACCTCCGGGTCCAGCACCCCGGCTCCCGCCAGCAGCTCCCGTACGGGCTCCACCCGCGCGGACGGCACCAGCACCGCGGTCCGGCCGGTGCCCACCGCGTCGCGCTCGGCCCGGACCCGGTCGACGACCAGCTCGTCGGCACCGGTGCCCGGCAGCGGGGTCGCCCACGGCGGCTCGCCGGTGGACCGGACCGAGGACGGCGGCTGCAGCGAGGCGTCGATCTCGGCGAGCACGTCGTCGGCGACGTCGGCGATCTCCGACGGGGTCCGGTAGTTCACCGTCAGCTGCTCGAGCCGCCAGCGGCGTTCCACGAACGGCGACAGGACCTCGTGCCAGGACCCGGCGCCACCGCGGTCGCCGGTCTGGGCGATGTCACCGACCAGGGTCATCGAGCGTGTGGGTGCCCGGCGCATGATCATCCGCCAGGCCATGGCGGACAGCTCCTGCGCCTCGTCGACGATCACGTGCCCGTAGGTCCACTCACGGTCCGCGGCGGCCCGCTCCGCGGTCGAGTCGTAGCGCTGCACCTGCATCCGCTCCGCGAGCCGGTCGGCGTCGATGATGTCGGTGGCGCGCAGCAGCTCCGGGTCGAGGTCCTCCTCCAGGTCCAGCACGTCGAGCACCCCCTGGGCGTACTCGACCTCCTCCCGCAGCGCGGCCGCCTCGGCCGCGGCCTGGGCGGCGCCGTCGTCACCGAGCAGCTCCGCGGCCTCGTCGAGCAACGCCACGTCGGCCGCCGACCAGCGCCGGTCGTAGGGCACGTCCTCGCCGGGGGCGGCCCGTTCCAGCAGCACCCGCTCGGCGGCCGGGATCCGGCGGGCCACCGAGTTGAGCCGCCTGCGGTCGGCGAACAGGTCCGTGAGCAGCTGCTCCGGCGACAGCGTCGGCCACAGCAGTTCCAGCTCGCGCCGCACGTCGGGGGACTCGGACAGCTCGTCGCGGATGTCCTCGACGTCGCGCCGGTCCAGCAGGTCACCGCCGACCCGGCGGGCGACCTGCTGGGCGAGCAGGCGCAGCAGCTCCTTGCGGAAGATCCGGCGAGCCTCGTTGTGCGGCTTGCGCGACCGCCGCGCCCGGGTGCGGGCCTGGGCGACGGTGTCGCGGTCGAGCACCACCTGCTGCTGCTCGACGACGAGCTCGATCGGCGCCCGCGGCACCTGCTGCCGGTCCCGGACCGCGGCGGCGACGACCGGGGCCATGTCGGCCCGGCCCTTCAGCGCGGCGGTGGCCCGGTCCTCGTCGCGGCGGGCGTCCAGCCCGGGATACAGCTGGGCGACGGTGCCGAGCACCACCGAGGTCTCCCCCAGCGACGGCAGCACCTGCCCGATGTAGCGCAGGAACGTCGGGGTCGGCCCGACGACGAGCACGCCGCGCCGGGCCAGCCGGTCGCGGTGGGTGTAGAGCAGGTAGGCCGCCCGGTGCAGGGCGACGGCCGTCTTCCCGGTGCCCGGGCCACCCTGCACGACGAGCACGCCGGACGGCTTGGAGCGGATGATCCGGTCCTGCTCGCCCTGGATGGTGGCGACGATGTCGCCCATCCGGCCGGTCCGTGCCTCGGAGACCGCGGCGAGCAGCGCCGCCTCGCTGGTCAGCCCGGAACCCGCCCGGGCCCGCTCCTCGTCGCTCAGCTCGGCGAGGTTGAGCGGCTCGTCGTCGATCGCGACGACCGTGCGCAGCCGGGTACGCAGGTGCCGGCGGCGGCGCATCTGCTCGGGGCTGGCCGCGGTCGCGGTGTAGAACGGCCGCGCCGCCGGTGCCCGCCAGTCCATCAGCAGCGGCTCGTACTCGTTCTGCTCGTCGAGCAGCCCGATCCGGCCGACGTAGCGGACCTCGCCGTCGTCGGCGTCGAGCCGGCCGAACGCCAGGCCGTGCTCGGCGGCACGCAGACCGGCCAGCCGGTCGGCGAGCAGCGCCACCTCGGCGTCGCGCTGGGTCAGCGCCTGCGGGGTGCCGACGGTCTCGTCGTGCAACGCGTCGTGGAGCCGCTTCGCCGTGTCCCGGCGACGGTCCTCCAGCTGCTCGTAGAGCATGCCGACGTAGGCCCGCTCGCGGACCAGTTCGGGGTCCGGCTCGGTGTCCACCGAGGCGTCGGGGGTGGGATCGGGAGTGGGCTCGGGCACGGCGCGGGGATCCTCCACCGGGGGACGAACACTGTCACGTCGACCCGGCGGCGGCCTGTCCGTCGTCGAGCGGCGCGACGAACCAACCTACCAGTCGTGCACGATCTTCTCCGCGCCGCCGAAGCCCGGCCGCGCCGGTGGACCACCGAGGTCCGGCCGCGCCCGTGGGCGCGGCCGGACCGTCGTGGACCGGACGTCAGCCGCGCTGGCGCGGCGCCCGTCCGTGCGGCTGCTCGACCGGTTCCACCCAGGCCGGGGCCGGTGTCGGCGCGACGACCGGGGCGTCCCCGTCGAGCGCGAGCGGCTCGTCGTGGTGGCGCAGCCGCATCGGGGCACCGTCGAGGAGCTGGTACTCGACCTCGTCGGAGGTGATCGCGACCCGCAGCCTGCGACCCTGCCACTTCAACCCGAACGAGATCCGCGACAGCGACGGCGGGAGCACCGGAGCGAACGACAGTCCGTCGGCCTCGCAGCGCATCCCGCCGAAGCCGAGCACCACGGCCGACCAGGTACCGGCCATCGAGGCGATGTGCATGCCGTGGTCGGTGTTCCCGGCCAGGTCGTGCAGGTCGACCAGCGCGGCCTCGGCGAGGTAGCGGTAGGCCAGGTCGACGTGCCCGGTCCGGGAGGCCAGCACCGACTGGGTGCACGCCGACAGCGACGAGTCCCGCACCGTGATCGCCTCGTAGTAGGCGAAGTTGCGGCGCTTCTGCTCCTCGGTGAACGCGTCCGGGAAGATCTGCATGGCCAGTACCAGGTCGGCCTGCTTGATCACCTGCTTGCGGTACAGGTCGAAGTACGGGTAGTTCAGCAGCAGCGGGTACCGCTCGGCCGGGGTCTCGTCGAAGTTCCACCGCTGGTGGTCGGTGAACCCCTCGGACTGGGGGTGCACGCCGAGGCGCTCGTCGAACGGGATCAGCATCGCCGACGCCGCGTCCCGCCAGGACGCGATCTCCTCGGAGTCCACCCCCAGCCGGGCCGCCGACCGCGGGTGCTTGGCCGCCACCTCACCGGCGTAGCGCAGGTTCTGCTGGGCCATGAGGTTGGTGTAGACGTTGTTGTCGGCGATCGAGGAGTACTCGTCCGGGCCGGTCACCCCGTCGATCCGGAAGTTGCCCGACGAGTCGTGGTGGCCCAGCGACCGCCACAGGCGCGCGGTGGCGACCAGGAGCTCCAGCACCTCGAGCTCGAAGTCGGTGTCACCGGTGGCGTGCACGTGGCGGCGCGCGGCGTCGGCGATGTCGGCGTTGATGTGGAACGCCGCGGTCCCGGCCGGCCAGTAGCCCGAGCACTCCTGCCCGCGGATCGTGCGCCACGGGAACGCCGCGCCCTGCAGCCCGAGGGTCTCCGCACGCTCGTAGGCCAGCGGCAGGATCGACTTGCGCCACCGCAGCGCGTCGGCCGCGGCGTCCGGCGCCACGAACGACAGCACCTGCAGGCAGAACGTCTCGGTGTCCCAGAAGGTGTGGCCGTCGTAGCCGTCGGCGGTGAGCCCCTTCGCCGGGATGCAGCGCCGCTCGGCGCGGGCACCGGCCTGCAGGATGTGGAAGGTCGCCAGCCGCACGGCCTGCTGCAGCTCGGCGTCCCCGTCGATCTCCACGTCCGCGGTCGCCCAGAAGTCGTCGAGGTACTCGCGCTGCTCGGCGACGAGGCCGTCCCACCCGGTGTAGCGGGCCGCCGCGATGGCCGCCCGGACCTGGTCGTAGACCGCGGGCAGGCTGCGCCGCGAGGACCAGCCGTAGGCCAGGTACTTCACGATCCGCAGCGTCTCGCCGGGCTTGACCCTGGCGATCACCGTCGTGCGCGCGAGGTCCTCGTTCGCGTCGGTGGTGACCTGGAAGCCGTCCGGGCCGAAGACCTCGTGCTCCATCGCCGCACCGCACCGCAGGCCGGACTGGCGGGTCGAGTGCACCAGCGTCGCCCCGGCGTCACCGGCCCGGGACTGCTCGGGCTCCAGCACGTTGTCCAGGGCGGTGTCCAGCCGCGGGTCGTCGGCGTTGCGGCCGGGCAGCTGCTCGTTCGCGACGAGCTCGGACTGCAGGACCAGCAGCGCGCCTTCCCCGTTGTCGTCGTCGCCGGCGTGCACCACCTCGACCTCGTAGGAGATCGCCGCGATCGCCCGCTGGGTCAGCGACACCAGCCGGGTCGAGCGCACCTTCACCGCGCGCCCGG harbors:
- a CDS encoding gamma-glutamyl-gamma-aminobutyrate hydrolase family protein encodes the protein MRPLIGLTTYTERATYWVVTDEETVLIPRGYLDMVSTAGGIPVLLPPTADGPDAVESCDGLLVAGGPDIGAGCYGATRGEHDDDPRTERDAADLATVRRALERGIPVLGVCRGHQLLNVALGGTLHQHLPDAVGPDEAAVHSSAPGVYGPVGIGVAPGSRLAEILGTGPLSVRCHHHQAIDRVAPGLRVTARAGEVVEAVELDGATDGAPWVVGVQSHPERSPDDLRLARGLVEAAEHHRAIGRPGIRVAG
- a CDS encoding DinB family protein, with the protein product MTTTTTPVDWNAELLAQLTFEWETILRPRLTGLTDAEYLHEPAPGSWSVRPRGEAVSSHAAGAGELVVDFAFPEPDPPPVTTIAWRLAHVIVGVFGMRNHSHFGGPPVDYATHTYAATADEALRQLDEKYASWTSGVAALGSEGLARPCGPAEGPYADAPLATLVLHIHRELIHHGAEVALLRDLHRAGALSGDRSA
- a CDS encoding HelD family protein, encoding MLYEQLEDRRRDTAKRLHDALHDETVGTPQALTQRDAEVALLADRLAGLRAAEHGLAFGRLDADDGEVRYVGRIGLLDEQNEYEPLLMDWRAPAARPFYTATAASPEQMRRRRHLRTRLRTVVAIDDEPLNLAELSDEERARAGSGLTSEAALLAAVSEARTGRMGDIVATIQGEQDRIIRSKPSGVLVVQGGPGTGKTAVALHRAAYLLYTHRDRLARRGVLVVGPTPTFLRYIGQVLPSLGETSVVLGTVAQLYPGLDARRDEDRATAALKGRADMAPVVAAAVRDRQQVPRAPIELVVEQQQVVLDRDTVAQARTRARRSRKPHNEARRIFRKELLRLLAQQVARRVGGDLLDRRDVEDIRDELSESPDVRRELELLWPTLSPEQLLTDLFADRRRLNSVARRIPAAERVLLERAAPGEDVPYDRRWSAADVALLDEAAELLGDDGAAQAAAEAAALREEVEYAQGVLDVLDLEEDLDPELLRATDIIDADRLAERMQVQRYDSTAERAAADREWTYGHVIVDEAQELSAMAWRMIMRRAPTRSMTLVGDIAQTGDRGGAGSWHEVLSPFVERRWRLEQLTVNYRTPSEIADVADDVLAEIDASLQPPSSVRSTGEPPWATPLPGTGADELVVDRVRAERDAVGTGRTAVLVPSARVEPVRELLAGAGVLDPEVDAEELDTPVVVLPVTAAKGLEFDAVVLLEPQEMLDESPRGINDLYVALTRATQRLGVLYTEPLPPVLKRIGRR
- a CDS encoding glycoside hydrolase family 65 protein; this translates as MKPEHRPTFTVEPWVVREPQLDLAAMGQTESVFALSNGHIGLRGNLDEGEPHVLPGTYLNSFYEVRPLPYAEGGYGYPESGQTIVNVTNGKLIRLLVDDEPFDLRYGTLRRHERVLDMQAGTLQREVEWESPAGRAVKVRSTRLVSLTQRAIAAISYEVEVVHAGDDDNGEGALLVLQSELVANEQLPGRNADDPRLDTALDNVLEPEQSRAGDAGATLVHSTRQSGLRCGAAMEHEVFGPDGFQVTTDANEDLARTTVIARVKPGETLRIVKYLAYGWSSRRSLPAVYDQVRAAIAAARYTGWDGLVAEQREYLDDFWATADVEIDGDAELQQAVRLATFHILQAGARAERRCIPAKGLTADGYDGHTFWDTETFCLQVLSFVAPDAAADALRWRKSILPLAYERAETLGLQGAAFPWRTIRGQECSGYWPAGTAAFHINADIADAARRHVHATGDTDFELEVLELLVATARLWRSLGHHDSSGNFRIDGVTGPDEYSSIADNNVYTNLMAQQNLRYAGEVAAKHPRSAARLGVDSEEIASWRDAASAMLIPFDERLGVHPQSEGFTDHQRWNFDETPAERYPLLLNYPYFDLYRKQVIKQADLVLAMQIFPDAFTEEQKRRNFAYYEAITVRDSSLSACTQSVLASRTGHVDLAYRYLAEAALVDLHDLAGNTDHGMHIASMAGTWSAVVLGFGGMRCEADGLSFAPVLPPSLSRISFGLKWQGRRLRVAITSDEVEYQLLDGAPMRLRHHDEPLALDGDAPVVAPTPAPAWVEPVEQPHGRAPRQRG